A region from the Kryptolebias marmoratus isolate JLee-2015 linkage group LG9, ASM164957v2, whole genome shotgun sequence genome encodes:
- the LOC119617383 gene encoding histone H3-like, translated as MARTKQTVCKSSGGKAPRKQLATKAAHSAVVAGGQNNFHRCLYRIGTVALRESHHYQKSTELLIQKRPFQQLVQEIAQDFKTDLRFQSSAIMAPQEASKAHLVGLFEDTRTKDTSGQTAIRDSCCPQPSASKTTL; from the exons atggccagaaccaagcagaccgtcTGTAAATCctccggaggtaaagctcccaggaagcagctcgccactaAAGCTGCCCACAGCGCTGttgtggctggtggacaaaa taatttccaccgcTGCCTCTACAGGatcggtaccgtggctctcagggagagccaccactaccagaagtccaccgagctgctcatccagaagcggCCCTTTCAGCAACTGGTCCAGGAGATTGCCCAGGAtttcaagaccgacctgcgcttccagagctcggccatcatggctccgcaggaggccagcaaggctcacctggtggggctctttgaggacaccaggaccaaggacacatcaggacagaCTGCTATAAGAGACTCTtgctgcccacagccatcagcatctaaaacaactctttaa